In Eucalyptus grandis isolate ANBG69807.140 chromosome 4, ASM1654582v1, whole genome shotgun sequence, the following proteins share a genomic window:
- the LOC104441485 gene encoding putative MO25-like protein At5g47540 isoform X2, with translation MKGIFKNKPRTPADVVRQARELLVYVDRGAAAAEPRETKRDEKMDELYRNLREMKSILYGDSESEPVAEACAQLTQEFFREDALRLVILCLPKLKLEARKDATQIVANLQRQQVQSRLIASDYLEANFDLLDILVAGYDDTEMALHYGAMLRECIRHQTVARYVLESEHVKKFFDYIQLPNFDIAADAAATFKELLTRHKSTVAEFLTKNYDWFFADYNSKLLQSSNYITRRQAIKLLGDILLDRSNSAVMSRYVSSKDNLMILMNLLRETSKSIQMEAFHVFKVLYATFAANQNKPPGIVSILVANRSKLLRLFADFKFDKENEQFEADKAQVVREIAALEPQT, from the exons ATGAAGGGGATCTTCAAGAACAAGCCCCGCACCCCGGCGGACGTCGTCCGGCAGGCGCGGGAGCTCCTCGTCTACGTCGATcgcggcgccgccgccgccgagcccCGCGAGACCAAGCGCGACGAGAAG ATGGACGAGTTGTACAGAAATTTAAGGGAGATGAAGTCGATTCTTTATGGAGATAGTGAATCCGAGCCAGTCGCAGAAGCATGTGCCCAGTTGACACAAGAGTTCTTCAGAGAAGACGCACTGAGGCTAGTCATTCTTTGCCTTCCAAAGTTAAAGTTGGAG GCTCGAAAAGATGCCACTCAGATTGTTGCAAATCTTCAAAGGCAGCAAGTTCAGTCACGATTGATTGCGTCTGATTATTTGGAAGCAAACTTCGATCTTTTAGATATCCTGGTAGCAGG TTATGATGACACAGAAATGGCTCTGCACTATGGTGCAATGCTGAGGGAGTGCATTCGTCACCAGACTGTTGCAAG GTACGTGTTAGAATCTGAGCATGTGAAGAAGTTTTTCGACTATATACAGCTTCCAAATTTCGATATTGCCGCAGATGCTGCTGCAACGTTCAAG GAACTGTTGACCAGGCATAAATCTACTGTAGCTGAATTCCTGACCAAAAATTATGACTGG TTTTTTGCTGATTATAACTCCAAGCTATTGCAATCTTCCAATTACATTACCAGAAGACAAGCTATCAAG CTTCTAGGGGATATTTTGCTGGATCGTTCTAACTCAGCTGTCATGTCACGTTATGTGAGCTCGAAGGATAATTTGATGATTCTCATGAATCTTCTCAGG GAGACGAGCAAAAGCATACAGATGGAAGCATTTCACGTCTTCAAGGTATTATATGCCA CTTTTGCTGCTAACCAAAACAAGCCTCCTGGAATTGTCAGCATACTCGTCGCAAACCGAAGTAAGCTCCTTCGGTTATTTGCGGATTTCAAGTTTGACAAAG AAAATGAACAGTTCGAGGCGGACAAAGCTCAAGTCGTGAGAGAAATTGCTGCCCTCGAGCCGCAGACATGA
- the LOC104441485 gene encoding putative MO25-like protein At5g47540 isoform X1, whose translation MKGIFKNKPRTPADVVRQARELLVYVDRGAAAAEPRETKRDEKMDELYRNLREMKSILYGDSESEPVAEACAQLTQEFFREDALRLVILCLPKLKLEARKDATQIVANLQRQQVQSRLIASDYLEANFDLLDILVAGYDDTEMALHYGAMLRECIRHQTVARYVLESEHVKKFFDYIQLPNFDIAADAAATFKELLTRHKSTVAEFLTKNYDWFFADYNSKLLQSSNYITRRQAIKLLGDILLDRSNSAVMSRYVSSKDNLMILMNLLRETSKSIQMEAFHVFKLLLLTKTSLLELSAYSSQTEVSSFGYLRISSLTKKMNSSRRTKLKS comes from the exons ATGAAGGGGATCTTCAAGAACAAGCCCCGCACCCCGGCGGACGTCGTCCGGCAGGCGCGGGAGCTCCTCGTCTACGTCGATcgcggcgccgccgccgccgagcccCGCGAGACCAAGCGCGACGAGAAG ATGGACGAGTTGTACAGAAATTTAAGGGAGATGAAGTCGATTCTTTATGGAGATAGTGAATCCGAGCCAGTCGCAGAAGCATGTGCCCAGTTGACACAAGAGTTCTTCAGAGAAGACGCACTGAGGCTAGTCATTCTTTGCCTTCCAAAGTTAAAGTTGGAG GCTCGAAAAGATGCCACTCAGATTGTTGCAAATCTTCAAAGGCAGCAAGTTCAGTCACGATTGATTGCGTCTGATTATTTGGAAGCAAACTTCGATCTTTTAGATATCCTGGTAGCAGG TTATGATGACACAGAAATGGCTCTGCACTATGGTGCAATGCTGAGGGAGTGCATTCGTCACCAGACTGTTGCAAG GTACGTGTTAGAATCTGAGCATGTGAAGAAGTTTTTCGACTATATACAGCTTCCAAATTTCGATATTGCCGCAGATGCTGCTGCAACGTTCAAG GAACTGTTGACCAGGCATAAATCTACTGTAGCTGAATTCCTGACCAAAAATTATGACTGG TTTTTTGCTGATTATAACTCCAAGCTATTGCAATCTTCCAATTACATTACCAGAAGACAAGCTATCAAG CTTCTAGGGGATATTTTGCTGGATCGTTCTAACTCAGCTGTCATGTCACGTTATGTGAGCTCGAAGGATAATTTGATGATTCTCATGAATCTTCTCAGG GAGACGAGCAAAAGCATACAGATGGAAGCATTTCACGTCTTCAAG CTTTTGCTGCTAACCAAAACAAGCCTCCTGGAATTGTCAGCATACTCGTCGCAAACCGAAGTAAGCTCCTTCGGTTATTTGCGGATTTCAAGTTTGACAAAG AAAATGAACAGTTCGAGGCGGACAAAGCTCAAGTCGTGA
- the LOC104441487 gene encoding U-box domain-containing protein 4: MVSLEDSRSNSTRFPLPRDFSPSSSKIHRRAGRSMRTVRSNLYQDDSACSFSAGADHRPEFVSENLTDSVVDMRLGELAARYSNAAAAAAAARGAKPGASEEEQLELSQAFSDFSSFSSDISGELQRLASLPAAEDGGRGDGGRAEADPNPEDFSPCLGFLQRENFSTEIIESISPEDLQPTVKICVDGLQSVSLAVKRSAAAKLRLLAKNRADNRVLIGESGAIPALIPLLRSTDPWTQEHAVTALLNLSLHEQNKVLITSSGAIKSLVYVLKTGTETSKQNAACALLSLALVEENKTSIGACGAIPPLVSLLLNGSNRGKKDALTTLYKLCTIKVNKERAVSAGAVRPLVLMVGEQGTGMAEKAMVVLSSLAGIEEGKEAIVEESGMAALVEVIEDGSVKGKEFAVMTLLQMCSDSVRNRGLLVREGGIPPLVALSQTGSVKAKHKAETLLGYLREPRAEASSSTP, encoded by the exons ATGGTTTCCCTCGAGGACTCCCGCTCCAATTCCACCCGCTTCCCCCTCCCCCGCGActtctccccctcctcctccaaaATCCACCGCCGCGCCGGCCGCTCCATGCGCACCGTCCGCTCCAACCTCTACCAGGACGACAGCGCCTGCTCCTTCTCCGCCGGCGCCGACCACCGGCCCGAGTTCGTCTCCGAGAACCTGACCGACTCCGTCGTCGACATGCgcctcggcgagctcgcggccCGCTACAgcaacgccgccgccgccgcagccgccgccagGGGGGCGAAGCCGGGCGCGTCGGAGGAGGAGCAGCTGGAGCTGTCCCAGGCCTTCAGCGACTTCTCCTCGTTCAGCAGCGACATCTCCGGGGAGCTGCAGCGGCTCGCGAGCCTGCCGGCGGCGGAGGACGGCGGCCGCGGGGACGGCGGGCGGGCGGAGGCGGATCCGAACCCGGAGGACTTCTCGCCGTGCCTGGGGTTCCTGCAGAGGGAGAACTTCTCGACGGAGATCATCGAGAGCATCTCGCCGGAGGATCTCCAGCCGACGGTCAAGATCTGCGTGGACGGGTTGCAGTCTGTTTCGCTGGCCGTGAAGCGTTCAGCTGCTGCTAAACTCAG GTTGCTCGCGAAGAATCGGGCCGACAATCGCGTTCTGATCGGGGAATCCGGCGCGATTCCGGCGCTCATACCTCTGCTCCGCTCCACCGATCCGTGGACTCAAGAGCACGCCGTCACCGCATTGCTCAACCTCTCCCTGCACGAGCAGAACAAGGTCCTGATCACCAGCTCCGGCGCGATAAAGTCGCTGGTCTACGTGCTCAAGACCGGTACCGAGACCTCGAAGCAGAACGCGGCGTGCGCATTGCTCAGCCTCGCATTGGTCGAGGAGAACAAGACCTCCATCGGCGCCTGCGGCGCGATACCGCCGCTGGTGTCGCTGCTCCTGAACGGATCCAACAGAGGGAAGAAGGACGCGCTGACGACCCTGTACAAGCTGTGCACCATCAAGGTGAACAAGGAGAGGGCGGTGAGCGCCGGGGCGGTGCGGCCGCTGGTGCTGATGGTGGGGGAGCAGGGGACCGGGATGGCGGAGAAGGCGATGGTGGTGCTGAGTAGCCTGGCCGGGATCGAGGAAGGGAAGGAGGCGATCGTGGAGGAGAGCGGGATGGCGGCGCTGGTCGAAGTGATCGAGGACGGGTCGGTGAAGGGGAAGGAATTCGCGGTGATGACGCTGCTGCAGATGTGCAGCGACAGCGTCAGGAACAGAGGATTGCTCGTGCGGGAAGGTGGCATTCCTCCTCTCGTTGCTTTGTCTCAGACCGGCAGTGTCAAGGCCAAGCACAAG GCCGAGACGCTTCTTGGGTACTTGAGAGAACCGAGAGCGGAGGCTTCATCTTCGACTCCCTGA
- the LOC104441488 gene encoding ras-related protein RABA5a, whose translation MAFRGEDEQTEDYLFKIVLIGDSAVGKSNLLARFARDEFYPNSKSTIGVEFQTQKMDINGKEVKAQIWDTAGQERFRAVTSAYYRGAVGALLVYDISRRQTFDSVGRWLNELHTHSDMNVVTILVGNKSDLKDAREVTVAEAKALAEAQGLFFMETSALDSSNVVAAFRTVVEEIYRILSRKVMASQELKKQDPIWIGNGKTVVLQGDGNEETDAAPRKAWCCSA comes from the exons ATGGCTTTTCGTGGTGAAGACGAGCAGACGGAGGATTACCTGTTCAAGATAGTTCTTATTGGTGATTCGGCTGTTGGGAAATCAAACTTACTTGCAAGATTTGCCCGGGATGAGTTTTACCCAAATTCAAAGTCAACTATAGGAGTAGAATTCCAAACGCAGAAGATGGACATCAATGGAAAGGAGGTGAAGGCGCAAATTTGGGATACAGCCGGCCAGGAGAGATTCAGGGCTGTGACATCTGCATACTATAGGGGAGCAGTTGGAGCTCTTTTGGTCTATGATATTAGCAGACGCCAAACATTTGATAGTGTTGGTAGATGGCTTAATGAACTTCACA CTCACTCCGACATGAATGTTGTGACTATACTTGTTGGCAACAAGTCCGATCTTAAGGATGCAAGGGAAGTGACAGTTGCTGAAGCAAAAGCCTTGGCAGAAGCTCAAGGCTTGTTTTTCATGGAAACGTCAGCCCTTGATTCCTCGAATGTTGTTGCTGCATTCAGGACTGTGGTTGAAGAGATATACAGAATATTAAGCCGGAAAGTCATGGCTTCTCAAGAACTGAAGAAGCAGGATCCGATATGGATAGGTAATGGAAAGACTGTTGTTTTACAGGGTGATGGTAATGAGGAAACCGATGCAGCACCCAGGAAAGCTTGGTGTTGTTCTGCTTAG